The genomic region TAAATGGTTATCCTGCGGATAGGATTGTATAATTCCTCCAAAAGATTTTACATATTGTAAACCTACTTTGAGAAGGTTAGTGTTACTTATGGATTTTTTAAAATCATAAAAAGAAATAGCACCAGCTTTTTGCATGTCATAAAGCTCTGCTAGGTGTTCTCCGTCTTGATTTAATGTAAAATTACCGACTGGTAATAGGGTTACAGCTTCACCTGCCGTTTTGTTTTTTAAGTAATTAATACCAGATTCATCCTGTGGATTAGGACGATTATTAGGGTTTAACATTATGGTAGTGAAACCACTTTTTGCAGTAGCTTCTAATCCATTTTTTAAGGTTTGTCTCTCTTCAAATCCAGGCTCGCCAAAGCTTACACTACTGTCAAACCATCCTATAGAGATATGTAAATCTTCTTTTGAGATGATACGAGCTTCATCATTTTTGATACTCGCTGCTATTTGAGATATTCTACCGTTTTTGATAAGAAGATCTCTTTTTTTGAGATGCAGATCACTACCAGCATCAATAATAGTAACGTTTTTTAATAATATCATTTCAAAAACTTTAAAATCAATAATTCACAGATTAGAAAGAATAATGCGCCTATCACAAAGTATTTCCATAAACTCAGGACACCATCTTCTTTACTTAATTTATACACTAAATCCTCTACTGAATAAACGATGTTTTCACTACCTAAATCTTTAGTTGTAAAGTACTCAAGTTTATTCTCTTTACGACTATTGTTAAAACTCAACGTTGTAATAATCTCTTCATCTTTCAGTACTTTATAATTACCCGAATTATTTAATTCATCGTCAATTTCTATGAGTACAAAAGAATCAAAGGCTCTTTGCTTAGGTATTATAGAACTGAATTCGTTTTTTAATTCGAGTATTTCATCGCTAATAATCGTTTCCGACACAGCAATCGAGTTATTCTCTCCTATATGATAATATAATTGAGGAACAGGTAAACTACCACGGCCCATGTTGTATAAAACAGGAACTATTAAAGGTGAATTTTTAAAATTTGAGTTTTTATCGTTTAAAGGTGCTGTAAAAGAGTATACATTTCCTTTTTGAAATAGAAAGCTACTACCGTCTTCAAATTTTAAAATAGGATCAAGCGCGTTTATATTATTTGTGGTAGCGTTAACTTTAGGATATTGAAAATTAGATATTTGCTTATTAAATACACCTTTTAATATGGGATGATTAAAATTAATTTCTGTGATGCGCTTTTCTTTTTCACTTATAGAATTGCTACTTAATACGTTTGTAATTGAATTATTATCAGATTGATCTAATGAAGGTATTACTACTAGATAACCACCATTCTTTAAATATGTATTAATTTCTTGAGCTAGATTAAGTGATATGTTTTTTAATTCATTAAGAATTATTAAGTTTTTCTCATTAAGTAAATTAAAATTAAGATCTCTCGCCCTTACCGCTGTAAAGTCGAATTCATCTTCTGTAAAAATTCTCTGTAAAAATTCACCGTCAACATCGTTTATAGCTAACACTTTAATCTTACGTTCTATGTTGTTACTAACGTACAGCTCGTTATCAAATGTAAGGCTGTTGTCGTCAAGGTAAATACGACCTTGTAATGGTTGACTAGTTTCAAAATTAAAAGTACCTGTGTCTTTTAAATTGGAAAGGTCCACACTCGTCTTTGCCACTAAAACGCCATTATTTTCTAGGCTTAAAGTGACTGGGTTATTAATTGCTTTATCACTGGTCACAGTGACGCTTATATCTATAGAATTAGTTTCTCTACTACTTATATATGCGGTATCTATAGATACGTTATTAGATTCCTCAGCTTTTAGAAAAACTAATTCTCTTTTTAAGCCTGCAAGAGTATCTGGGAACGTCTCGATAGTTTTTTGAAAATCAGATATAATGATTAACTCATTTCTTTTATTGTTATCATTTAGTAAAGCATTTGCTTTTAGTTGTATTTGATCATAACTCAACGGTTTTGACTGATAACCTGATTTCAATAAATCATTAGAGACCTCTTTTTTAGTCGTATTGCGATAAGTATTATCATTTGTAAAAAGAGTAAATCTCTGATCGTTAGGTAAGCGTTCTAGTAAATCCGTAACTGCGGTTTTATAAAGTTCACCTTTTGAACCACTAGATTGCATAGAAAAAGAATTGTCCAGATATATAGCAGTTTCTTTTTCTTGTGTTGCAACATCGCTACCTGGTATAAATGGTTGGGCAAATGCAAAAACAATACAAGCTATTGCGGCCATACGAGCCAGTAATGTTAACCATTTTTTAAGCTGTCGACTCTTCCGTGTTTGAGTAATTAGTGGCTTTAAAAAGGCAACATTAGTAAAAGGCACCTTTGTAAAACGCCTTAATTGAAATAAATGAATAATGATAGGGACAATAAGAAATAGAAGTCCGTATAGTATTGATGGATTTTTAAATATCATTTAAATCTAGGATTAGTCAAAGATAATATCTTATCTCAGATTCACCTATTTTATTTTGATACAGTAATGATGAATTCTGTACCTAATCCAAGTTCAGAATTTACAGTAATCATTCCATTCAATTTATTCACCAGTTTTTGTACTGTACTCAAACCTATACCATTTCCTCGTTTACCATTACGATCTGGTTGGTTTAGAGTTTGAAACATTTTAAAAATCTCATCCTTTTTATCTTCGGCGATACCTATACCGTTATCTGCCACTTTAATGATGTAATAGTCATCCTTTTCAATGATATCAGTTTTAACCTCTATGGTCTTTTTATCATTATATTTTAGAGCGTTACCTATTAAATTAATTAATATTTGTTCTAGCGCACTTTTATTAATTTTCAATTCTATATTATCTTCAGGTAATATATAATCTATATCGTCTGGTATCGCTAGAATTTCATGAATATGCTCTAACAATGTGTAGGCGTCAAAGGTTTCTTTTTCTTCTACTAGAAAAGATTCACTTTCATAATGAGCTAGGATTTGAGTAACATAATCAGATAACCCAAAGGCCGCATCCTTAATATAATTCAGGTAATTTCTACCTGCTTCATCAATGTTATTACCATACTTTTTTGCTACAATGTCTGTAGTCAATACCATATTTGCGAGAGGCATTTTCATATCATGCGATACGGTATGCGCAAAACTTTTCAGCATCTCATTATTCTCTTCTAGAATAGCGGTTTGCTTTAATAAATCTGTATTTTTCTTATGAAGTTCTAGTTGTCTTTTTGCAAGATCTGCCACCATTAATAAAGATGCTCTTTCCTCTTCAGTAAGCTTATGGGGTTTATTATCTAGCACACATAAAGTCCCTAAAGGTAAGCCTTCTTCACTTTCTAATTTTACACCTGCATAAAAAATTAATGGATCTGGTGCATTAACAAATGGATGATCCTTAAACTGCTCTAATTTACGCGCATCTTCTATTAAATAAATGTCTTCATCAGAATTGATTGCGTGACTACAAAACGATAATTCTCTTTTACTAGCATTTAATTCAAGTCCTCTTTGGGACTTAAACCACACTTCTTCTTTATCAACAATGCTTATTAGAGATCTAGGAATTGATGTAAGCCTGCAGACTAATTCTGTAAGTTCATCAAAGACCTTCTCTCTATCTTTTGAAATACCATAGTCTTTCAAAACTTTAAGTCGTTGATTTTCATTTAAGTGAGCTATCGCGTTCATTCATTTATCGGTTAGTTATCACAAAGGTAAACGAAACATTTACGGTTTATACTATATTCCTACAAATCATTAAAAACTCCTACACCAAATAACGCAAAATCATACTTTACAGGATCGTTAGGGTCTAACTTACGCAAGTAATTATCTAGTTCAGCAACTGCTTTACCGTCATTTTGTTTTCTTTTAAGCATTTTAAGTTTACGCGCGATATTGCCGGTATGAACGTCTAGTGGTAAAGAAAGAGCGCTCATGGGTATTTGTTTCCATATTCCAAAATCTACTCCAGCGTTATCATTTCGCACCATCCACCTTAAAAACATATTAATACGTTTTGCACTGCTGTTTTTTAAGGGATCACTAACGTGTTTTTGGGTACGAGGTAAATGCTCAATTTCAAAGAACATTTTCTTAAAACTAGAGATTGCTTTTTGAAGATGTCCTGTTTCTTTATACGCTTTCGCGAAAGCGTTTTCTAAACCACCATATCGTTGCTCAATATTTTTTAATGACCTTAAAAATGTCTTACAATCTTCATTGTTAAAGGTGCGATGCACAAATCCATCAAAACGGTCGAGATCTTCAGGCTCGTGATTGATTATAAAATCTGCTGGAGCGTGATCCATTAACTCCATTAATTTATTAGAATTATTAATAATGGACTTACGATTTCCCCAAGATATGGTCGCTACTAAAAACCCTGCTATTTCAATGTCCTTTTTCTCTGTAAAAAGATGTGGGATTTGAATGGGATCATGTGGTATAAAGTCAGGCACATTATATTGCTCAACCTTAGCGTCTAGATATTCTTTGAGCTGTGCTCTAGTCATTTGATAAAAATCTACCGTCTTGCATGATTAATTTTCTATCTGCAAGATTAGCGAGCTCATCATTGTGTGTTACTATGACAAAGGTCTGATTAAACTCTGCTCGTAGTTTAAAAATCAATTCATGTAAATCATTTGCAGTATTACTATCTAGATTTCCTGTAGGTTCATCTGCATAGATTACTTTAGGGTTATTGATAAGTGCTCTAGCAACTGCAACTCTTTGTTGTTCTCCACCACTTAAAGCTCCTGGTTTATGTTCAAAACGATCAGAAAGCTTAAGGTAATCTAGTAATTCTTTGGCTCTTTTAGTGGCTACATCCTTAGGTGTATTTTTTATAAATGCCGGTAGACATACATTTTCTAAGGCACTG from Nonlabens arenilitoris harbors:
- a CDS encoding TIGR02757 family protein, encoding MTRAQLKEYLDAKVEQYNVPDFIPHDPIQIPHLFTEKKDIEIAGFLVATISWGNRKSIINNSNKLMELMDHAPADFIINHEPEDLDRFDGFVHRTFNNEDCKTFLRSLKNIEQRYGGLENAFAKAYKETGHLQKAISSFKKMFFEIEHLPRTQKHVSDPLKNSSAKRINMFLRWMVRNDNAGVDFGIWKQIPMSALSLPLDVHTGNIARKLKMLKRKQNDGKAVAELDNYLRKLDPNDPVKYDFALFGVGVFNDL
- a CDS encoding ABC transporter ATP-binding protein; translation: MIQAQHIHKSFGDLQVLKDVELTINTGEIVSVVGSSGAGKTTLLHILGTLERPDEHASTSLIIDGTDVTKLNSKMLSRFRNESLGFIFQFHQLLPEFSALENVCLPAFIKNTPKDVATKRAKELLDYLKLSDRFEHKPGALSGGEQQRVAVARALINNPKVIYADEPTGNLDSNTANDLHELIFKLRAEFNQTFVIVTHNDELANLADRKLIMQDGRFLSND
- a CDS encoding BatA domain-containing protein produces the protein MIFKNPSILYGLLFLIVPIIIHLFQLRRFTKVPFTNVAFLKPLITQTRKSRQLKKWLTLLARMAAIACIVFAFAQPFIPGSDVATQEKETAIYLDNSFSMQSSGSKGELYKTAVTDLLERLPNDQRFTLFTNDNTYRNTTKKEVSNDLLKSGYQSKPLSYDQIQLKANALLNDNNKRNELIIISDFQKTIETFPDTLAGLKRELVFLKAEESNNVSIDTAYISSRETNSIDISVTVTSDKAINNPVTLSLENNGVLVAKTSVDLSNLKDTGTFNFETSQPLQGRIYLDDNSLTFDNELYVSNNIERKIKVLAINDVDGEFLQRIFTEDEFDFTAVRARDLNFNLLNEKNLIILNELKNISLNLAQEINTYLKNGGYLVVIPSLDQSDNNSITNVLSSNSISEKEKRITEINFNHPILKGVFNKQISNFQYPKVNATTNNINALDPILKFEDGSSFLFQKGNVYSFTAPLNDKNSNFKNSPLIVPVLYNMGRGSLPVPQLYYHIGENNSIAVSETIISDEILELKNEFSSIIPKQRAFDSFVLIEIDDELNNSGNYKVLKDEEIITTLSFNNSRKENKLEYFTTKDLGSENIVYSVEDLVYKLSKEDGVLSLWKYFVIGALFFLICELLILKFLK
- a CDS encoding sensor histidine kinase, whose product is MNAIAHLNENQRLKVLKDYGISKDREKVFDELTELVCRLTSIPRSLISIVDKEEVWFKSQRGLELNASKRELSFCSHAINSDEDIYLIEDARKLEQFKDHPFVNAPDPLIFYAGVKLESEEGLPLGTLCVLDNKPHKLTEEERASLLMVADLAKRQLELHKKNTDLLKQTAILEENNEMLKSFAHTVSHDMKMPLANMVLTTDIVAKKYGNNIDEAGRNYLNYIKDAAFGLSDYVTQILAHYESESFLVEEKETFDAYTLLEHIHEILAIPDDIDYILPEDNIELKINKSALEQILINLIGNALKYNDKKTIEVKTDIIEKDDYYIIKVADNGIGIAEDKKDEIFKMFQTLNQPDRNGKRGNGIGLSTVQKLVNKLNGMITVNSELGLGTEFIITVSK